Within Plectropomus leopardus isolate mb unplaced genomic scaffold, YSFRI_Pleo_2.0 unplaced_scaffold18084, whole genome shotgun sequence, the genomic segment CTCGGTCTCGTCTCTATAAAACTGTCATCAGTCTCACAGCGTGTCCCTCTGCAGGCCTCTAACCCCGGTCAGTTCGAGATGGACGGGGACGCCCTGTGGCAGCGCGGGGCGGTGCAGGACGCCGTGGTCTGTCAAGGCCGAGTCGGCATCAACACCGACTGCCCCGACGAGGCGTTAGTCGTCTGTGGTAACGCCAAGGTGATGGGCGCCGTCATGCAGCCATCGGACTGCCGCGCCAAGGAGAACATACAGGAGGTAAGACGGCGACATAATTTATACTACAAGATattgcagttatttttctttcatgtcaagttcaaatgtagttttctgaaatttaaatgtgttcGTTTTTTCAGGTTGacgctgagcagcagctgaagagaATCACTCAGATGAGAATCGTTGAGTTTGATTATAAACCCGAGTTTGCCTCCGTCATGGGGATCGACCACACCCACCAGACAGGTAACAACATTAACATAACGTTATTGTAACACTGACGCGCTTTAATTCATCTGCAGGTGAGTGAAGGTGTCACAGTAACATCGATCACTTGATATTTCAGGTATAATAGCTCAGGAGGTGAAGGAGCTGCTGCCATCGGCGGTGACGGAGGTCGGAGACATTTCCTGTTCTGACGGAAAGATGATTCATAACTTCCTCATGGTGGACAAAGTAAACTTCTCTCTTCCTTCTGTCTTTATAATCTCGTATGTTTATCTTTATTGTTTAATGTTGTAAATTGACCTAAACGA encodes:
- the LOC121964990 gene encoding myelin regulatory factor-like protein, with product ASNPGQFEMDGDALWQRGAVQDAVVCQGRVGINTDCPDEALVVCGNAKVMGAVMQPSDCRAKENIQEVDAEQQLKRITQMRIVEFDYKPEFASVMGIDHTHQTGIIAQEVKELLPSAVTEVGDISCSDGKMIHNFLMVDK